The uncultured Methanoregula sp. genomic sequence TGTGCCGGGCAGTACGGGCAGAGGGCAGCATCGACATCATTGGCTTTTTCGCGAACAGGGCAATAATAGACTCCTTTTGTCAAATCCACTTTTCCCCCACCCGGGAACGGTGTTCCTGCCGGATGGCCGGGTTCATCCAGTACAAGCATGCAGTACCCGGAAAGCAGGTATTTCAGGAACCGGATATAAGGAGCATCGTACCCGGCATCCCCATGGCATTGATCTGCCACCATGGTCCAGTAGGATTGCCGATTTTCCGGAACCGGCTCATTCATGGTACGGAACGTTCCCTGCTGACTGGCAAGACGTATCCGCTGGTATGTCCCAAGCAGGTGCTCGCTTATCTTTTTTGTCAGCTGGTCGCGGTACTCGGGAGTCAGATCCTGCACCTTTGTCTCAAAGTTCCGCTTCATCCGCTGGATATCGGACGGGGAATATGCAAGGACCAGCCGGGCGATCTGCTCCCCCAGTTCGCCACGTGAAACAGCCTCCTGCAGATGCCTGCACTGTGCAGTAATGGTCTCACTTGTTGCCGGCCTGCTGAACAATCCCATGGGTAGTGCTCCTTATTGCTGCCGGATACTTGGGAGTGAGAAAATATAGGCTCTCCGGTCGGGGAAAAACTAATTGTGAAAAAAATGGCTTCCCTGAACTATCGCGGCTGTGTCAATGTATCTGATGGTTGCTGGCGACTATAGTAATACGATATCACCTGGTAGAAATCTCAGATTATTTCCCTTCAGGGATTTCTCCTGCATGGCCGGCTTTACAGGTTTCATATAGCACTTCGCACTGCACAACCATTGACCGATTTCCTTTGACCCGGTTATACCTGAAGATACCATGACATGCTTGGCTTGATGAACTATATGGCAGGGCTTTGTAACACGAAAAGATCCCATTCTCAGGAGCCGTAATCATTGATTACTGCGGCAGGTCGACTGCAAAGTAATGCACACCGCCAGCAAAAGTCCCGGATTGTCTTCTGTTTTACGGGCACCTGGTGCCAATGTGGTGCAGCAATGGTTTTTATATGCACCAGTCCTATGATTATTCATGGTGATTTGCCATGAGTGAGTGTTTTATTTGTCAATAACCTGCGTTTTTTAGATACAACATTACGGGACGGGGAACAGACTCCCGGTGTCTCGCTGAATCCTGAACAGAAACTGGAAATTGCAACAAGGCTCGCGGACATTGGTATCGATGTCATCGAAGCTGGTTCTGCTGCAGCATCTGACGGGGAGCGTAACGCAATCCGGCTGATCGCGGAAGCGGGTCTTGCACCGGAAATCTGCACGTTTGCCCGTGCCCTCCATGTTGATATTGATTTTGCTGCCGATTGCGGTGCAGACTCAATCCATCTCGTTGTCCCGGTCAGCGACCTGCATATCGCAAAAAAGATGCGGAAAACCCGTGACGAAGTAGCTGCAATGGCAATGGATGCCGTGGAGTACGCGAAAGACCGCGGGCTTATCGTGGAGCTCTCCGGAGAGGACGCATCACGGGCTGACCAGCAGTTCCTCCGCTCGCTTTTTGTAAACGGCGTGGAACACGGGGCTGACCGTCTCTGCTTCTGTGATACGGTAGGGGTGCTGACTCCGGAGAAAACAGCGGAGTTCATCCCGCCTCTTGCAAAGATCGCCCCGCTCTCCATCCACTGCCACGATGATCTCGGATTTGCCCTGACAAACACGATGGCTGCCCTGAAAGCCGGGGCCTCCTGTGCTCATGTAACGGTAAACGGACTCGGGGAGCGGGCAGGCAATACGCCGTTTGAGGAAGTAGTGATGGTACTCGAAGTGCTGTATGGCTATCCAACACGGATTCGCAAGGAGCTCATTTATCCCTTGTCCAGCCTGGTTTCCCGGCATACCGGCGTCCCGCTTGCCGTAAACAAGGCAATTGTGGGTGAGATGGCGTTTACCCACGAGAGCGGCATCCACGCACACGGGGTTATCCGCGAGCCATCCACGTATGAGTCAGTGAAACCCGAAATGGTAGGCCGCAAGCGTCGGATCGTGCTCGGCAAGCATTCCGGTACGGCATCCGTTGAGGCAGCCCTGCAGGAGATGAACTACAAGGCTGAGGAACCCCAGGTAAAAGAGATCGTCAAACGGATCAAGCAGCTGGGGGATGGCGGCAAACGGGTAACAGATGCCGATCTGATGGCCGTGGCCGACGCAGTTCTTGCGATTGAGTGCAAACCGGTCATCAAGATGCGGCAGTTCACTGCCACCTCAGGTAGTCACATGATCCCGACTGCGTCGGTCACGCTGGTCGTGAACGGACAGGAGATGACCGGAGCAGCAACCGGGGACGGGCCGGTGGATGCGGCCATGCAGGTCCTGCGCAAGTGCGTCAGCGATGTTGCAGACATCCGTCTCGAAGAATATCACGTAGACGCAATTCAGGGTGGCACGGATGCCCTGGTCGAAGTGACAGTAAGATTAAGTAAAGACGGGAAGATAATTACTTCACGCGGCGCCCGCACCGACATCATTATGGCAAGTGTCGAGGCGATGATCGCCGGCATGAACAGACTACTGAGGGACAAGACATGAAAACCGGGGCAAAAATCCTTGTCGAATCACTCCAGCGCGAAGGAGTCGAGACCATCTTCGGCTATCCTGGCGGAGTGGTGCTGCCAATCTATGATGAACTTTACAACTCGTCATTGCAGCATATCCTTGTACGGCACGAACAGGCTGCAGCGCATGCCGCGGACGGGTATGCAAGAGCAAGCGGTCGTGTAGGTGTATGCCTCGCCACATCCGGCCCCGGTGCATGTAACCTCGTTACCGGCATCGCTACGGCCTACATGGACTCGGTTCCCATAGTAGCGCTGACCGGTCAGGTACCGACAAACCTGCTGGGAAACGATGCTTTCCAGGAGTCGGACATCACCGGCATCACGATGCCGATAACCAAGCACAACTACCTGGTGAAAAGTGCAGGGGACCTCAGCAAGGTAGTCCAGGAAGCGTTCTATATTGCCGGTACCGGACGACAAGGGCCGGTCCTGATCGACATCCCAAAGGATGTCAGTACCGGCCTGTCCGAGGATGTGAAACTGCCGGAAAAAGTCACGCTCCGGGGTTATAATCCCACGTACAAAGGGCATAAGCGCCAGATAGAGAAAGCGCTCGAACTGCTTGGGAATGCCGAGCGCCCGCTCATCTATGCCGGCGGTGGAGTCATCTCATCGAATGCCTCTTCCGAACTGGTTGAATTTGCCACCCTTGCATCCATCCCGGTCACGACCACGCTGATGGGGATCGGGTGCATCCCCTGCCATCACCCGCTAAACCTCGGCATGCTGGGAATGCATGGCACGGAATACGCAAATTTCGCGGTAACGGAATGCGATCTCATGATCGCAATTGGTGCACGGTTCGATGACCGGGTAACCGGTAAGATCGAGACGTTTGCCCCGCACGCACGGGTTATCCATATCGATATAGACCCGGCCGAGATAGGAAAGAACAAGCGCATCGATGTGCCTATTGTTGGGGACGTGAAAGCGGTTTTAAAAGACATGCTGGCGTTCATGAAGAAACGGGATGCCCATGAGATCTGGTTAAAGAAGATCAAATACTGGAAACAGCACCACCCGCTCAAATGCCCGTCAAACGGTGCACTGCACCCGCAGTATATCATCAGGACCCTGAGTGAGCTTGTGAAAGACAAGGCAGTTATCGTGTCCGAAGTCGGGCAGAACCAGATGTGGACTGCGCAGCACTTCTGTTTCCACAACCCACGAACATGGATCACATCGGGCGGTCTTGGCACGATGGGGTACGGTCTTCCTGCTGCAATGGGCGTGCACTATGCCCGGCCGGATGTGCCGGTCTTTGATATTGCCGGCGATGGCAGTATCCAGATGAACATCCAGGAGTTCGGCACTATTGCTTCCAATAAGATCCCGGTGAAAGTTGTCATCCTCAACAACATGTTCCTCGGCATGGTGCGGCAGTGGCAGGAACTCTTCTATGACCACCGGTACTCGTATACCGAGCTCCCGCCGGTCGACTTCGTGAAGATTGCGAATGCCTATGGCATAGAAGGAATGCAGGTCGAATCTCCGGACGAGGTACTCCCGGCACTGCAGGCCTCACTTGACTGTGACGGACCGTTTATCATGGACTTCCGGATCGAACGCGAAGAGAATGTCTTCCCCATGGTCCCGGCCGGTGCTGCAATTAACGAGATGATAGGAGGGCATCCACGGATATGAAGCCTCACACGTTATCGGTCCTTGTCGAGAACAGGGCCGGTGTCCTTTCACGGGTTACCGGGCTCTTCTCCCGGCGCGGGTTCAATATCGAGAGTCTTGCTGTTGGCCCCTGCGAAGAACCCGATATGAGTCGTATCACGATCGTTGTCATAGGGGATGACATGAAGATCGAACAGGTGATGAAGCAGCTCAACAAGCTCATCGAGGTTATCAAGGTCTCCGACCTGACGGACAGCGAGCGGGTTGAACGGGAGCTGGCTCTCATCAAGGTGACGGCAGAGCCCGGGACAACAAGGGCTGAGATCATGCAGATCGCCTCCATCTTCCGGGCCTCTATTGTTGATGTCGGGGCAAAGACCCTTATCCTCCAGGTTATCGGGGACAGCGACAAGATCGATGCCCTGGAAAAACTGTTGCGCCAGTACGGGATCAAGGAGTTTGTCCGCACGGGCACTGTCGGCATTCTCCGCGGTTCAAAGACGGTAACAAGCGGAAAATAATACTGCCGCACCAGTACAGCATCTTTTTTTATCAGTATTGCATCAGCCCGGATGGGGAAGATATTATATCAAATCCCTGAAAAGATCCAAGATAACCGGTACGGGATACCCGGGAAGTTTATACACGGTCCATATCGGCGAATGTCTTAATAAGAATCGGAGAAGAAGACTCATAAATCCGGAATACCCATGCTCGTCCTTTATGTAGACGATGAACCGTCCCTGCTTGAACTGGTAAAAGAGTTCCTTGAGCAGAACGGAGAATTCACCATAGATACTGCCACGTCTGCCTCTGAAGCTCTCGAACTCCTGAAAAGAAAAAACTACGATGCTATCATCTCCGATTACCAGATGCCCGAAGGGGATGGCATTACTTTTTTAAAAGAGATCAGATCAGCCGGCAACAGGATTCCGTTCATCATTTTCACCGGGCGGGGCCGGGAAGAAGTGGTAATCCAGGCCCTGAATAACGGGGCAGACAGTTATCTCCAGAAAGGAGGAGACCCCAAACCCCTCTTTGCCGAGCTGGCGCATGTCGTGCAGCGGGCAGTGCTGATGCGAAGGACCCTCATGACGCTTGCCGAACAGGAGCAGCGCTACCATGATATCCAGAACGCCACCGACCTTATCCAGAGTGTCAATCCAGAAGGCCATTTCCTGTTTGTCAACAAAAAATGGACCGATACCCTCGGCTATTCTGAAAAGGAACTGGAAAATCTGACAATATTTGATATCATCCATGAAGACAGTCGTCAGCATTGCATGGAGATCTTTCCCAGGGTAGTTCACGGGGAGGATGTCGGGATTATCGAGGCGGTCTTCCGGGCACGGGACGGGACGAAAGTCTTTATTGAGGGAATGGCAACCTGCCAGATCTCTGACGGGAAACCGCTTTATACACGGGGTATCTTCAAGGACGTAACAGAAAAAAAGAAGACGGAATCTGCCCTGATCGAGAGCGAGGCCCGGTACCGCAATGTGGTTGAAGACCAGACGGAACTAATCTCGCGCTGTCGGCCGGATTGGACACATGTCTTTGTCAACAATGCCTACTGCCGGTATTTCTCGACGAGCCGGGAGGAGATTATCGGCAGACGCATATTCCCGGAAATCCCCCCGGAAGACCTGTCAAAAATACATGAACATTTTGCCTCCCTTACGAGGCAGCAGCCGGTTGCCCGTATATCACATCGCATCTTCCTTCCGGGTGGAGAGGTAAGATGGCAGGAATGGACCAACCGGGCGATCTTCGATGATTCAGGGACACTCATAGAATACCAGTCGGTTGGGCGCGATATCACCGATCTGAAAATGGCAGAGCAGGAACTGCTCCGGAAGAACGAGGAAATTCATGCCGCATACGAGCAGATCTCTGCAGCCGAAGAAGAATTGCGCGGGCAATACATGGAACTTGTTTCAAGCGAGAAGCGGATCCGCGACAGCGAGGAGAAATACCGGACACTCTTCAACAATACCTCCGATGAAGTCTATACCCATGAACTACAGTCTGACGGTATGCCGGGAAACTTTCTTGAAGTCAATGACATCATGTGCAGTAAGCTGGGATACTCCCGGGAAGAACTGCTTGGCATGACGGTCCGCGATATCGTGTCTGATTCCCATAAGAAAATGATGGGAGAGATTAAAGAACATTTTTCAGAAACGGATGTATCAACCTTTTACGGCGAGCATAAACGGAAGGATGGATCTGTTTTCCCGGTTGAGATCACTATCCGGCGGATTCGTTTATCGGGAAAAAAGATCGTTCTTGCTGCTGCGAGGGATATCACCGACCGCAGGGCTGCAGAAGAAGCATTGCGCGAACAGGAAGTGATGTTCCGGGTTATTTTCGATAACAGCCCGTATCCCATTTCCATCAACAATATACCTGATGGCAAATTCCTTGCAGTCAATGCAGCATTTCTCAGGAGCAGTGGTTTTTCAACAGCTGAAATCCTTGGAAAGAACCCGTATGAGCTGGGTCTGCTCTCCCTGATTGATTATGGCAGGCTCGGTTCTCACCTGGTAGTGAAAGGAAAGATCGAGAATATGCCCATGGTCCTGACCGGGAAAGGTGGGAAACGGGTCCACGTCTTATTCTCAACTCTCCCGGTTACCATCAATGACCATGCAGCAATCCTGACCGTAACCGCAGAGATAACCAAGCTGAAAAGAGTCGAGGAAGAGCTTCTCCGCAAAAACGAAGAGATCAATACTGCATACCAGGAACTGAAAACTACTGAAGATGAGCTCCGGCAGAATTATGATGAGCTGAGCAAAAAAGAGCAGGCTCTCAAGGCCGGCCGGGAAGAGTACCGGGCAATGTACAATGATAACCCCATAATGCTCTTCACTATGAATACTGACGGGATTATCATATCAGTTAACCAGTTCGGGGCAGCTTCGCTCGGGTATACCATCGAAGAACTGAAGGGTCGGCCGGTACTGGATGTATTCTATCCCGATGACCGCCCGGCAGTTACCAACCAGTTCAGGATATGCCTGCAGTCGCCCGGGGAAATCTTTTCCTGGCAGTTCCGCAAGATCCGGAAAGACAACAGCCTTCTCTGGGTTGATGAGCGCGCCCGGGCAGTCCCGGGACCTGACGGGACTCTCACGGTTCTGGTTGTCTGCCAGGATATCACTGACCAGAAACGGGTGCAGGACGAACTTGTGCTCCTCAAAATCTCTGTTGATGCAGCCTATGACGAAGTATTCTGGCTCGATTTTGCAGGAAATATCCTGTACGCAAATGATGCGGCCTGCCGTAACACCGGTTATTCCTGGGAGGAATTCCGGCATATGAAAATTTTTGCACTGGATCCCGATTACAATCCGGAAATCTATGAAAAGGCAGTTTCTGATCTGAGGGCAAACAAGTCCCGCTTTTTTACAACGCGTCACCGGTGTAAGAATGGTTCCCTCCTCGATGTCGAGATTATGTCGGTTTATGTCAACAAAGACAACCGGGAATACAGTTTCTCCTTTGTACGCGATATCACGGAAAGGAAACGCACTGAACAGACACTTGAGGTGACAAACCGCAAGCTCAGTCTTCTCAACAGTATTACCCGTCATGATATCCTCAATAATATCACGGTTCTTGCCGGTTACCTCAGCCTGGCCCGTGAATCGGCGGTAGATCCGAAGATGGCGAAATATCTCGAAAAACTGGAAACTGCCAAGGACAATGTCGTCAGCCAGATCGAGTTCACGAGAATTTACCAGGACCTGGGTACCATGGCCCCCATCTGGCAGGATCTCGGGCGACTGATGGAAAAACTCCCGGCTTCACCCGGCCTGACCCTCCAGGCCGAATGCAAGGATGTCATCGTGTACGCTGACCCGATTCTCGAAAAAGTCTTTTTCAATCTTCTTGATAACAGCGTCCGGCACGGGAAACATGTAACACTCGTCCGGGTATCGGCACATGAATCTCCTGACGGTCTCATTATCGCGTGGGAAGATGACGGGACAGGCATTCCGGAGAATGAGAAAGAGCGGATATTTATCAAGGGGTACGGAAAAAATACCGGGCTTGGCCTCTTCCTCTCACGGGAAATCCTCTCCATTACCGGCATGACCATAAAAGAGAGCGGCACTCCCGGGAAAGGAGCCAGTTTTGAGATTACAGTACCCGGAAATGCGTACCGGATTGATCATAACAGACCGTGAAAAGCCGGCTGAGCCTGTTGCAGATCCTGGCCAGTATACCTGACTGGATTTCCGGACTGCCTCACAGTCTCCTCCTGTACCAGCCGAAGAACAGAATTACCTCCAGGAGAACAATCACGATACCGATCAGGGCCGTGTTATGTCGGATGAGATCAATAAGCCAGCTGAACATACTGACATTCGTTATCATGGCCGGTTTGGATGCAGGAAGTTATGCTGCACGCTGTTGTTGATCCGCCAGCCGTTGCAGAGTTTACTGCAGCAGATGCAGGGAAGAGTACAACGAGCAGCGTGATAATGCAAAGACAAACCAAAAAATCGACCGTGAAGGCTGGTACTGCAGCTGCATTCTTTTGCATTATTTCATTCGGAAGATTGATACCCTGATCCGGTAAAACCAGAGAAGAGGCCCATCATGAAACGTAAGATCATCAGTATAGATGAGACAAAATGCAACGGGTGCGGCCAGTGCATCCCGGACTGCCCGGAGGGAGCACTCCAGATTATTGACGGCAAAGCCCGGCTCGTGAGCGACCTTTTCTGCGATGGTCTCGGTGCCTGCATCGGCACCTGCCCGGAAGGTGCGATATCCGTAATCGAGCGGGATGCGGTTCCCTACGACGAGTACGCAGTGATGGAAACCATCATAAAACAGGGAACTCCCGTTATCAGAGCGCATCTCGAACACCTTGCCGGCCACGGGCAAAGCGCGTTCTATAACCAGGCCATCGAATTCCTGATCGAGAGAAGCATACCCGTACCCGACCATATGCCGCCGGAGCAAAAGGTAAGATCTGTCGCGTCCTGCAATACTCAGGCCGGCAGGATGGGAGAAGGGGTCTGCCATGCCGGGCCCCATGAACCCCGCCCGTTCGCTGCCTGCCCGGGATCTGCGGCCCGGAGCATCCCGCGGGAGCGCGGCATGGGGCTACGCCAGCCATCTGGCGACATGACGACATCAGAACTCCGGCAGTGGCCCATCCAGCTGGCGCTCTTAAACCCGCAGGCCCCATATTTCGATAACGCCGACCTGCTCATATCTGCCGACTGTGTGCCGTTTTCGTATGCAAATTTCCATGCAGAGTTCCTGAAGGGCAGGATCCTCATCATGTTCTGCCCGAAACTCGATCCAGATATTGAGGGATATATCGACAAACTCACCACAATTTTCAGTAGCCACACAATCCGGTCGATCACGCTTCTCCACATGGAAGTTCCCTGTTGTAGCGGAGTGCGGTACGTGGTGGACAAGGCGCTGGCAAAAGCAGGGATCACGATCCCGGTTGACGAGAGGACGATAACGATTGACGGTAGCGTCAGGTAATCAGAGACCTGCTATTCATAACAGACAGATATCCGGGACGGTCATATTTTCGGGCCCGGAGAATTCCCGCATTTCCCCGGGTATTTCCCGTCATTGACATCGCGGACACGGCACGGGGGAATCATTCCGTTTCCCGCTGGAAAAAATACCATTACTATTCCGGTTATTAAACATCCGGTCGGATCCGGAATATCCCTTATCGTTCAACATGGGAAAATTTCCACCGGTTTTTTATAACGGTGTGCATTCTGATATTATGGAGAATATTGCTGACTGCAGTATTATGGTTCCGGTGGAATGCGGCAACGGTTCAAATATGAGTGGATCGGTATATCAATATATCAAAGGGTACCGGTTCACGGAAATCACAATCCAGGAACCGGAAAGGAAGTATCATGTTTCCCGAAAAACAAACTGACCGCGGATCTGCCGAAATGATAGGGATGCTTCTCCTTGTCTCTGTTATTGCTTGCGGCATTGGCATGATTGCCGTAATATTCTCTTCCCAGACCCTGCCGCAGCAGATCCCTGCCGTAAATCTCAGGTTCAGCTCGGCTGAAAATTATCTCACGATTTACCACATGGGGGGTGATACCATTCCCGAAGGAAAGTACCTTGTCCGGATCAATAACAAGGATATTTCATCGGGTCAACTGATCAAATCACCAACGTCCTCCGGCAACTGGGCACCGGGAGAAACAGTCACCATCGCACAGCCAGGACTTTCGCCGTCATCCTATATCCAGGTCATTTACCTGAATGGCGACACACAGCAGGTTCTTGCAACGAACAGCACAGCATAACTGTCCTGTTGCCCCGTTCTACCCGTAACCGGGGAATATCTTCCCGGGCTTGCGACCTGACCTGTATACCTCCAGTGATTTACGTAATCTGTCGAATACGGATCGGTTCCGGTTTGTAGTAAACCACATGTTTAATAAATAAGCCAAATCCGATTATAACTAACATGAGAGCTTCAGCTGAACGGAAACGCCGGGACCAGGCATTGTCTGAGGTAGTCGGATTTGTCCTGCTCCTTGCCGTCGTGGTCTCCGCGTTATCCATCTGGATGACTTATGTTGTCCCTGCCAATGGCCGGGAAGCAGAGATCACCCAGATGAATGCCGTCAAGGACGGGTTCACGGATTACAAGTTCAGCCTTGACTCACTCTGGACAAACAACCAGACCGGCGTAACGCTCTCCACAAACTTCAATCTCGGCACTCCCGGCAGTAACACGCAGGCGGGGGGTCCTTTCATGTTTACCAAACCCATTGCATCATCAGCCTCCCTTTCCGTCCAGGATCCCGGGGATACGCTGATGATCAACAGCAGTTCTGCCACAACGGATATGGTGATGAACATGGGCACGGTGGAGTACCAGTCCATGAATAATTACTGGATCCAGGAGTCATACGTTTACGAAACGGGAGGGGTATTCCTCCAGCAGGATGAAGGCTCTGTCTGCCGCATCTCCCCACCGTTCTCTATTGTCAGGGCAAACAACGGAACAGCGGACGTAGCGTACGTGAACCTTGTCCCAATACGGGTACTGGCCGGGGGTTCAGTCTCGGGCAATGGCCCGGTCCGGATTGATTCCATGATGCAGACCGTATCGCAAAAAGCAACTCTCCAGCCCAACTACTGGGTGAATATCTCGTTCAATATGTCCGATAAACAGTCAGCACTCATGATGATGAATATGCTCAACGAGACCCGGATACGCGGCAACATAACGGAAAGTTCATGGTATAAGTGCGGGGTCTCTGAGAATCCCGTGACCAAACGCGGTACCGCATTTATGCGGATCGAAGGCCCCCTTGGATCAACAAATCCTGATGTTTACCTGACCCTGAGGACCGTAGATTATGTTGTTACCCTCAATAACATTGCTTCGGTAATATCATGAAGGAACAAAGAACAGCCACGCAGGGGAACCCGGCACTACCCGGGCAGGATGGCACATCAGGAGTATCTGAAGTGGTCGGTGCGATCCTTCTGGTTGCGGTTGTGGTAATTATGGTTGGAATTATCGCGGTTTACTTTAACTCGCAGACGCCGGCCCAGGAGATCCCCAATGTCAACTTCATGATCGGCATAAACAACCAGAATCCCCCTACCCTTTTCCTTACCCACAATGGAGGGAACACACTGACGGACGGCACGTTTTCGGTCTATGTTGACGGGGTGCTGAAATCATACACCATTCAGGACGGCGGCACCACGTGGTCGATCGGGAAAAGCCTGGTAATACCCCTCCCCTCCGGGGCAGCTCCGCAAAATATCGCCCTCGTGTATAATACATCTGCAACAGGAACCACGGTAATTGGATCTGCAGCTGCCAACCTGTCGGCACCGCTCGGCCATATCCCGGTATATAATCTTCAGTTCCCGACCCCGACCCCGACACCGAGTTCAGAAGGTTATATAATAAATTCCGCTGGCAGTATCATGAATTCCAGTTATTTTATCCCGGCGATCCAGCAGAACCTGACAAATAACCGCATCTCGTTTTATAAATCCGGCATTCCCGGAAAAGGAAACGGAGCACTGGGGTTATCCTGTCACGGTATGTGTTATGATAACACCAGATGGACACGTAATTTCA encodes the following:
- the ilvB gene encoding biosynthetic-type acetolactate synthase large subunit, whose translation is MKTGAKILVESLQREGVETIFGYPGGVVLPIYDELYNSSLQHILVRHEQAAAHAADGYARASGRVGVCLATSGPGACNLVTGIATAYMDSVPIVALTGQVPTNLLGNDAFQESDITGITMPITKHNYLVKSAGDLSKVVQEAFYIAGTGRQGPVLIDIPKDVSTGLSEDVKLPEKVTLRGYNPTYKGHKRQIEKALELLGNAERPLIYAGGGVISSNASSELVEFATLASIPVTTTLMGIGCIPCHHPLNLGMLGMHGTEYANFAVTECDLMIAIGARFDDRVTGKIETFAPHARVIHIDIDPAEIGKNKRIDVPIVGDVKAVLKDMLAFMKKRDAHEIWLKKIKYWKQHHPLKCPSNGALHPQYIIRTLSELVKDKAVIVSEVGQNQMWTAQHFCFHNPRTWITSGGLGTMGYGLPAAMGVHYARPDVPVFDIAGDGSIQMNIQEFGTIASNKIPVKVVILNNMFLGMVRQWQELFYDHRYSYTELPPVDFVKIANAYGIEGMQVESPDEVLPALQASLDCDGPFIMDFRIEREENVFPMVPAGAAINEMIGGHPRI
- a CDS encoding DUF2115 domain-containing protein — encoded protein: MGLFSRPATSETITAQCRHLQEAVSRGELGEQIARLVLAYSPSDIQRMKRNFETKVQDLTPEYRDQLTKKISEHLLGTYQRIRLASQQGTFRTMNEPVPENRQSYWTMVADQCHGDAGYDAPYIRFLKYLLSGYCMLVLDEPGHPAGTPFPGGGKVDLTKGVYYCPVREKANDVDAALCPYCPAQQTPEIGYLRPPTNPNKHQKQEFIDNCYRFHNFNG
- a CDS encoding 2-isopropylmalate synthase; this translates as MSVLFVNNLRFLDTTLRDGEQTPGVSLNPEQKLEIATRLADIGIDVIEAGSAAASDGERNAIRLIAEAGLAPEICTFARALHVDIDFAADCGADSIHLVVPVSDLHIAKKMRKTRDEVAAMAMDAVEYAKDRGLIVELSGEDASRADQQFLRSLFVNGVEHGADRLCFCDTVGVLTPEKTAEFIPPLAKIAPLSIHCHDDLGFALTNTMAALKAGASCAHVTVNGLGERAGNTPFEEVVMVLEVLYGYPTRIRKELIYPLSSLVSRHTGVPLAVNKAIVGEMAFTHESGIHAHGVIREPSTYESVKPEMVGRKRRIVLGKHSGTASVEAALQEMNYKAEEPQVKEIVKRIKQLGDGGKRVTDADLMAVADAVLAIECKPVIKMRQFTATSGSHMIPTASVTLVVNGQEMTGAATGDGPVDAAMQVLRKCVSDVADIRLEEYHVDAIQGGTDALVEVTVRLSKDGKIITSRGARTDIIMASVEAMIAGMNRLLRDKT
- a CDS encoding 4Fe-4S binding protein, producing MKRKIISIDETKCNGCGQCIPDCPEGALQIIDGKARLVSDLFCDGLGACIGTCPEGAISVIERDAVPYDEYAVMETIIKQGTPVIRAHLEHLAGHGQSAFYNQAIEFLIERSIPVPDHMPPEQKVRSVASCNTQAGRMGEGVCHAGPHEPRPFAACPGSAARSIPRERGMGLRQPSGDMTTSELRQWPIQLALLNPQAPYFDNADLLISADCVPFSYANFHAEFLKGRILIMFCPKLDPDIEGYIDKLTTIFSSHTIRSITLLHMEVPCCSGVRYVVDKALAKAGITIPVDERTITIDGSVR
- a CDS encoding PAS domain S-box protein translates to MLVLYVDDEPSLLELVKEFLEQNGEFTIDTATSASEALELLKRKNYDAIISDYQMPEGDGITFLKEIRSAGNRIPFIIFTGRGREEVVIQALNNGADSYLQKGGDPKPLFAELAHVVQRAVLMRRTLMTLAEQEQRYHDIQNATDLIQSVNPEGHFLFVNKKWTDTLGYSEKELENLTIFDIIHEDSRQHCMEIFPRVVHGEDVGIIEAVFRARDGTKVFIEGMATCQISDGKPLYTRGIFKDVTEKKKTESALIESEARYRNVVEDQTELISRCRPDWTHVFVNNAYCRYFSTSREEIIGRRIFPEIPPEDLSKIHEHFASLTRQQPVARISHRIFLPGGEVRWQEWTNRAIFDDSGTLIEYQSVGRDITDLKMAEQELLRKNEEIHAAYEQISAAEEELRGQYMELVSSEKRIRDSEEKYRTLFNNTSDEVYTHELQSDGMPGNFLEVNDIMCSKLGYSREELLGMTVRDIVSDSHKKMMGEIKEHFSETDVSTFYGEHKRKDGSVFPVEITIRRIRLSGKKIVLAAARDITDRRAAEEALREQEVMFRVIFDNSPYPISINNIPDGKFLAVNAAFLRSSGFSTAEILGKNPYELGLLSLIDYGRLGSHLVVKGKIENMPMVLTGKGGKRVHVLFSTLPVTINDHAAILTVTAEITKLKRVEEELLRKNEEINTAYQELKTTEDELRQNYDELSKKEQALKAGREEYRAMYNDNPIMLFTMNTDGIIISVNQFGAASLGYTIEELKGRPVLDVFYPDDRPAVTNQFRICLQSPGEIFSWQFRKIRKDNSLLWVDERARAVPGPDGTLTVLVVCQDITDQKRVQDELVLLKISVDAAYDEVFWLDFAGNILYANDAACRNTGYSWEEFRHMKIFALDPDYNPEIYEKAVSDLRANKSRFFTTRHRCKNGSLLDVEIMSVYVNKDNREYSFSFVRDITERKRTEQTLEVTNRKLSLLNSITRHDILNNITVLAGYLSLARESAVDPKMAKYLEKLETAKDNVVSQIEFTRIYQDLGTMAPIWQDLGRLMEKLPASPGLTLQAECKDVIVYADPILEKVFFNLLDNSVRHGKHVTLVRVSAHESPDGLIIAWEDDGTGIPENEKERIFIKGYGKNTGLGLFLSREILSITGMTIKESGTPGKGASFEITVPGNAYRIDHNRP
- a CDS encoding type IV pilin N-terminal domain-containing protein; the protein is MIGMLLLVSVIACGIGMIAVIFSSQTLPQQIPAVNLRFSSAENYLTIYHMGGDTIPEGKYLVRINNKDISSGQLIKSPTSSGNWAPGETVTIAQPGLSPSSYIQVIYLNGDTQQVLATNSTA
- the ilvN gene encoding acetolactate synthase small subunit; protein product: MKPHTLSVLVENRAGVLSRVTGLFSRRGFNIESLAVGPCEEPDMSRITIVVIGDDMKIEQVMKQLNKLIEVIKVSDLTDSERVERELALIKVTAEPGTTRAEIMQIASIFRASIVDVGAKTLILQVIGDSDKIDALEKLLRQYGIKEFVRTGTVGILRGSKTVTSGK